A single window of Desulfuromonas sp. TF DNA harbors:
- a CDS encoding (deoxy)nucleoside triphosphate pyrophosphohydrolase translates to MIDVACAIIEMDGLVLAAQRSENMSLPLKWEFPGGKIDPGESAEECLRRELVEEMGIHVSVGKSLPATTHQYPKFAVTLYPFVCSIASGEIVLHEHAAIDWLPPEELPTLDWAEADVPVIESYLAGCEFCTP, encoded by the coding sequence GTGATTGATGTTGCCTGTGCGATTATCGAAATGGATGGATTGGTTTTAGCGGCTCAGCGCAGTGAAAATATGAGCCTACCGCTGAAGTGGGAATTCCCAGGAGGCAAGATTGATCCAGGGGAGTCTGCCGAGGAATGTCTGCGCCGTGAATTGGTTGAAGAGATGGGGATTCACGTGTCCGTGGGGAAAAGCCTGCCGGCCACCACACACCAATATCCCAAGTTTGCGGTCACGCTTTATCCGTTTGTCTGTTCCATCGCGTCCGGTGAAATAGTCCTCCACGAACACGCTGCCATCGATTGGCTGCCGCCTGAGGAACTTCCCACACTGGACTGGGCCGAAGCAGATGTGCCGGTGATCGAGTCGTATCTTGCAGGCTGTGAGTTTTGCACCCCATGA
- a CDS encoding DUF3427 domain-containing protein, whose protein sequence is MNPVAPGIYEALIDECLRDTLDRHPELRTVFGKIDPEEQPARYAAFVAKVLEQALREESDPEKRLALCNQLLGQVAQEPGRSHLEKHRLVQEQKPVLLEITPPHYGKSGIPRPHTPLAESSLFTGSPQEPQLGHELLEEMRSADGVDILVSFIKWSGLRLLLPAFEDLRDRQVPVRLITTSYMGASDAPAVEWLARLPNVKVRVSYDTERTRLHAKAYHFKRNSGFSTAYIGSANMSQAAITSGLEWNLKVTAQDMAHILEKFSVEFETYWNSREFVSFDPERPELFRAAIARGKNGNTNIPAVFFDLRPHPFQERILEALERERTAHDRWRNLVIAATGTGKTVVAAFDFKRFFEQRQNQARLLFVAHRQEILQQAQATFANVLRDQNFGELQVGQFQATRLEHLFCSVGMLTSRRLWEQVGSGYYDYIVVDEAHHGTASSYRPLFDHFAPQILLGLTATPERMDGDNVAADFGNRFAAEIRLPEALEEKLLCPFHYFGVADPIAINGEQFWRNGRYDASALENVYVLDNVRAKQRVDAIIAALHRYEPDLAALKGIGFCVTIKHAEFMAETFTNMGIPSAAFVSGVDDGRCRELLADLKSGRLTFLFTVDKLSEGVDVPEVNTVLFLRPTESLTVFLQQLGRGLRHAPGKDCLTVLDLVGQAHRRYRVDTKLKALLPRHRFSIDKEVEQDFPHLPAGCSIQLDRLSRQYVLENIKENLGRLAVQVPDRLQTFTNESGKELTFGNFIRYHDYEPEVLLAKESWSGWKAKAQLAAIPMDPDLARLKKTLLRAAFINGPRELARLRQVLAKVAEGAIDEALALAGDAAMPVYYRFWGDKGSNLGITSLDDAFRRLARNPSILADLDEILAWSQDTTEVSGQIPQLPFACPLELHAHYGGKEIQAVFGRANLETAGQTGVGSFHFADVKTYVLLVTFQKTEKEFSPSTMYADYPISRELMHWESQANTAQHHIDGQNLIHHRERGYTILLFARDQKRRNNATVPFTYLGPVDMVSFESDRPIKMVWRLRHPMPVEMFEDNRRGG, encoded by the coding sequence ATGAACCCTGTTGCCCCCGGCATATACGAAGCGCTCATTGATGAGTGCCTTCGCGATACGCTGGATCGGCATCCGGAGCTGCGAACCGTCTTCGGCAAAATCGACCCGGAAGAGCAGCCCGCCCGTTACGCGGCGTTCGTGGCCAAGGTGCTCGAACAGGCTCTGCGCGAAGAATCCGATCCGGAGAAAAGATTGGCCCTCTGCAACCAGCTCCTTGGACAAGTGGCTCAGGAGCCGGGCAGAAGTCATTTGGAAAAGCATCGACTCGTTCAGGAACAAAAACCGGTCCTTCTTGAAATCACGCCGCCGCATTACGGCAAATCAGGCATTCCCCGTCCCCACACTCCCCTCGCCGAAAGCTCTCTCTTCACCGGATCTCCGCAGGAACCACAGCTTGGCCATGAACTGCTGGAAGAGATGCGGTCCGCCGATGGGGTGGATATCCTCGTTTCGTTCATCAAGTGGTCGGGGCTGCGTCTGCTGCTGCCGGCCTTCGAGGATCTGCGCGACCGGCAGGTGCCGGTCCGGCTGATCACCACCTCCTACATGGGCGCCTCCGATGCCCCGGCGGTGGAGTGGCTGGCGCGGCTGCCGAATGTCAAGGTGCGCGTCTCTTACGATACCGAGCGTACCCGGCTCCACGCCAAGGCGTATCACTTCAAACGCAACAGCGGTTTCTCTACAGCCTACATCGGTTCGGCGAACATGTCCCAGGCGGCCATCACCAGCGGCCTGGAGTGGAACCTCAAGGTCACGGCGCAGGACATGGCGCATATCCTGGAGAAGTTTTCCGTCGAGTTCGAGACCTATTGGAACAGCCGCGAGTTCGTCTCCTTCGATCCAGAGAGGCCGGAGCTATTTCGTGCGGCCATTGCTCGCGGCAAGAATGGAAACACCAATATCCCGGCAGTCTTCTTCGATCTGCGCCCCCACCCATTTCAGGAGCGCATCCTGGAGGCGCTGGAGCGGGAGCGCACCGCCCATGATCGTTGGCGCAACCTGGTTATCGCCGCCACCGGCACGGGCAAGACGGTGGTCGCCGCCTTCGACTTCAAGCGTTTCTTCGAACAGAGGCAGAATCAGGCCAGGCTGCTCTTCGTGGCCCATCGTCAGGAGATCCTCCAGCAAGCCCAGGCCACCTTTGCCAATGTCCTGCGCGACCAGAATTTCGGAGAACTGCAGGTCGGTCAGTTTCAGGCCACTCGCCTGGAGCATCTCTTCTGCTCTGTTGGCATGCTCACCAGTCGCCGCCTCTGGGAGCAAGTGGGGAGCGGGTACTACGACTACATCGTGGTCGACGAGGCCCACCACGGCACCGCCAGCAGTTACCGGCCGCTCTTCGACCACTTTGCCCCGCAGATTCTCCTGGGACTGACCGCCACCCCGGAGCGGATGGACGGTGACAACGTGGCCGCCGATTTCGGCAATCGTTTCGCCGCCGAGATTCGTCTCCCGGAAGCTCTGGAGGAAAAACTCCTCTGTCCCTTCCACTACTTCGGCGTTGCCGACCCGATCGCCATCAACGGTGAGCAGTTCTGGCGCAACGGCAGGTACGATGCTTCGGCACTGGAAAACGTCTATGTGCTGGATAACGTCCGCGCCAAACAGCGCGTCGATGCCATCATTGCGGCGCTCCACCGCTACGAGCCCGACCTTGCCGCCCTCAAGGGAATCGGTTTCTGCGTCACCATCAAGCATGCCGAGTTCATGGCAGAGACCTTCACCAATATGGGAATCCCTTCCGCTGCCTTTGTTTCCGGGGTAGACGATGGCCGTTGCCGGGAACTGCTGGCTGATCTGAAAAGCGGCCGGCTCACCTTCCTCTTTACCGTGGACAAGCTGAGTGAAGGGGTGGACGTGCCGGAAGTCAACACGGTGCTTTTCCTCCGCCCCACGGAGAGCCTGACCGTCTTCCTCCAGCAGCTCGGGCGCGGCCTGCGCCATGCGCCGGGCAAGGACTGCCTCACCGTTCTCGACTTGGTCGGTCAGGCCCACCGCCGCTACCGGGTCGATACCAAACTGAAAGCGCTCCTCCCCCGTCACCGCTTTTCCATCGACAAGGAAGTAGAGCAGGATTTCCCCCACCTCCCGGCCGGCTGCTCGATTCAGCTCGACCGCCTCTCCCGGCAGTACGTGCTGGAGAACATCAAGGAGAACTTGGGCCGCCTGGCGGTGCAGGTTCCTGACCGGCTGCAGACTTTCACCAACGAAAGCGGCAAGGAACTGACCTTCGGCAACTTCATCCGCTACCACGATTACGAGCCGGAAGTGCTGCTGGCGAAGGAGTCCTGGTCGGGGTGGAAGGCCAAGGCACAGCTGGCGGCGATCCCCATGGACCCGGATCTGGCGCGGCTGAAAAAGACCCTGCTGCGCGCCGCATTTATCAACGGTCCGCGGGAGCTTGCCCGGTTGCGGCAGGTGCTTGCCAAGGTGGCAGAGGGTGCCATTGATGAGGCGTTGGCCCTGGCCGGGGATGCGGCCATGCCGGTGTACTATCGGTTCTGGGGAGACAAGGGGAGCAATCTCGGCATCACCTCTCTGGATGATGCCTTCCGCCGCTTGGCCCGCAATCCGTCGATCCTTGCCGATCTGGACGAAATCCTCGCCTGGTCGCAGGACACCACCGAGGTCAGCGGTCAGATTCCGCAGCTCCCCTTCGCCTGCCCCCTGGAACTGCACGCCCATTACGGCGGCAAGGAGATTCAGGCGGTCTTTGGCCGGGCAAATCTGGAGACAGCCGGGCAGACCGGCGTGGGCTCGTTCCACTTCGCTGACGTAAAGACCTATGTGCTGCTGGTTACCTTTCAGAAGACCGAGAAGGAGTTCTCGCCGAGCACCATGTATGCCGATTACCCGATCAGCAGGGAGCTCATGCACTGGGAGTCGCAGGCGAATACCGCGCAGCATCACATTGACGGGCAGAACCTGATTCACCATCGGGAGCGGGGTTACACGATCTTGCTCTTTGCCCGTGACCAGAAGAGACGGAACAATGCCACGGTGCCGTTCACCTATCTGGGGCCGGTGGATATGGTGAGTTTCGAGAGCGACCGGCCGATCAAGATGGTGTGGCGGTTGCGGCATCCGATGCCGGTGGAGATGTTTGAGGATAATCGGCGGGGTGGGTAA
- a CDS encoding AAA family ATPase produces MKVDSSLKPKRGSSRRKGDEFQDLTALKSILNYYIEGKDFKAFLEYEKTDAIDDIVIFSGNKIRAIQAKYAVDPLAVYIQNDFTEKDSRTYFGRYAAGWRKARQIHPGMDIDIELVSNRGRDSSLKGIIGAVGVFLPEFVEGRKRKEAKKFRDDLQKACAFTGTDASTQFQEFLRSFQFQLSQRSLKELREHIEGELLDHQLGITDRAVYHKLKDLVERHAIEIHDPITPSILDEIFRQAQSRFLLPQQFQVDQQRFVQLESFEVALSRLIKETESGYIVITGLPGSGKSTSLSQFFNTLEKGQQYAICRYFCFVSPNDDNARLRLEAESLRINLLSEFHNQFGHLLPRRHDYSERRFTEVLAELGQILSGDNSKLVVLLDGLDHAERDPHVKDSVLRALPTSLPPGVIVVIGTQELKSWEPLALSEGRKQRHIPIPLFSLPQTKSYLLEKHGLVLQDEAVRKIFNKSDGLPLYLRYVTIWLSAHNGDVESLDHMPEAVNGDIRDYYERLWANLERDGMALARYLSGVLAVLRFPVGEAELFEFQDEVRLLDLPATMKAVSHLLRHQAGQVSIFHDSFRVFVLAKIDAVTRRRITRTISEKLKTERGSARWFGFAFSYALDAGDEQYVLSEVNRQFVDFALQHCRPADDIFSAIDTAVKAAVRQKALIELSRLGSLHYRTHERLEHQFDHSMLAKVLLKLGRVEDVLGYCCHWHERHWLVDTDVAMQVMVWCAATSRLELGEKLFDIFCETHAHHEWEQRSDFVKLARVVAIYSKRPHKFLQWISGLKFTPDLIERKDYFAPGYAPHLAAFLESYFLYRPNSDWPRLKKISRIFPNHLVRHYILRLVARHCSQEILRTELEEYLTNTPVGENLEIAGYAVMAGLPGEQVRKLAGPVKLPPNKIIGDTRRESQEADVDAFWWSALVLGYEDDQKTINQVKHHIGNDGTMWSGFLSFMLQAGLCLGRVAAGKPDDLYIRAVSALDELALAGTEDQPQEMDTLRACRPMLPELLSRLTGCIAVVSPRDLEDWFDKLLRLRQSEIWTSHWGIGESYVDYSFELAIWERLTDIPGASVKLLPILRDCASTYTDTRSLKAGSRSDHFLWLSYIAAKSGWRADAEKWREKAIACSLTYGYRKDATLDCLIDVLDLLNEFEPALTLPRAAAILEMVKWMNAATDGRGTKHFEQSAFNVVLKRSREAAFSLIRYFREHAGRWKMLDCLEKFILSVETGDPELLWVLKDVFSPHFVERGRHPKQLERAARHLKDLGARLEPEQSEIWRVRFEAFIRTHIDPGWWPDDIWAVVQKDEKRAAYHAREPYGDDSAIPKELILNGQPIQKEELEQKLSRSVESYCRTMELLRAENGHFYEPKLVNSAFEYHASRSSSISEAHRLRTIAEADDSVKSEALLILAHRLFDYGEYDSGYETLLLAYQRDTKYYPGEEDAAPILKELCDRDQGRIADFIVQRCDEHLMKSYGGFDIPRFIARYFSACGDVASLRKVFEDYLRHCQELFEHLPQQELYGWLRDYVEGKTIEDEEIVNFLIDLLGEPEIDQAKRLLRVLTALSKSLPEIVCRICCHRLKDAEPLLRERLEILLDAVSCLAPDVIAPHLGLLVPLLQKPNFRFRMTIIDVVKRVSKSLSLPESVVEAVNEAERTYSPLIKYPYRRFLLTPPSSGFIAFLKRGALFSLLKEIQGVSDLLQVKLNIVIAYIEQGLMKQGWKLADEQDRLKDEWEGKAHGGHVIWFIPSFHTLVSELLQSFIHEALENGSYGNDVLNAIFNVVRSGDPSFVAELSRQKPLNIQALNVKNSSEWIKEIERQSPKQVDVLPPDEWTTVYEERFLTQTSDSSSKLCSELKVRTLLVSPEYSSDEDLWPDPSDWSDVIPCVHPEERLTIDAAANIISKGAIFVESDQNYPMYPFVALHVNNQGFVGYRHMPYIHPMWVGRYSLEVEGCQIKHDEQIIAYFEEWQEGYEDEAYSRDLLSAGIRLIVKTDWIRRMLKAASYSMAMWTSEKRMKRDAWTRKAPSEISEHERYSVYIPYGPAK; encoded by the coding sequence ATGAAAGTTGATTCAAGTCTCAAGCCTAAGCGAGGCAGTTCACGTCGTAAAGGTGATGAGTTTCAAGATCTAACCGCCCTAAAATCAATCTTGAATTATTATATCGAAGGTAAAGATTTCAAAGCGTTTCTCGAATACGAGAAGACGGACGCTATAGATGACATTGTAATTTTTTCCGGAAACAAAATTCGTGCAATTCAAGCAAAATACGCAGTAGACCCTTTGGCCGTTTATATTCAAAATGATTTTACGGAAAAGGACAGCCGTACATATTTTGGGCGCTATGCTGCTGGATGGCGTAAGGCACGTCAGATTCATCCTGGGATGGACATAGATATCGAACTGGTCTCAAATCGTGGCCGTGACTCGTCGCTCAAAGGGATAATCGGAGCAGTGGGGGTGTTTCTCCCCGAATTCGTTGAAGGAAGGAAACGCAAAGAAGCCAAAAAATTTCGCGACGATCTTCAGAAAGCATGTGCATTTACAGGGACTGATGCATCAACACAATTTCAAGAGTTCTTACGGTCGTTTCAATTTCAACTCAGTCAGAGGTCACTTAAAGAATTACGCGAACATATCGAAGGTGAACTGCTTGATCACCAACTAGGAATAACCGATAGAGCGGTTTATCATAAGCTAAAAGATCTTGTCGAACGACATGCCATAGAGATTCATGATCCAATAACACCATCAATCCTTGATGAGATATTTCGCCAGGCACAAAGTAGATTTCTCCTGCCGCAGCAATTCCAAGTCGATCAACAACGATTTGTTCAATTGGAGTCGTTTGAAGTAGCACTATCGCGTCTGATTAAAGAAACGGAATCTGGGTACATTGTAATAACAGGTCTACCCGGCAGCGGAAAATCCACCTCCCTTAGTCAATTCTTCAATACGCTAGAAAAAGGCCAGCAGTACGCAATTTGTCGCTACTTCTGTTTCGTTAGTCCAAATGATGACAACGCTCGTTTACGCCTCGAAGCCGAGTCTCTTCGGATTAATTTGCTTTCAGAGTTTCATAATCAATTTGGTCATTTACTTCCTCGCCGACACGATTACAGTGAGCGCCGCTTTACTGAAGTCCTCGCTGAACTTGGTCAAATCCTGTCGGGAGACAACTCAAAGCTGGTAGTGCTGCTGGATGGTCTTGATCACGCAGAACGTGACCCGCACGTTAAGGACAGTGTGTTACGTGCGTTGCCGACGAGCTTACCGCCGGGAGTAATAGTTGTAATTGGCACTCAAGAGCTGAAAAGCTGGGAGCCTTTGGCCTTAAGCGAAGGGCGTAAGCAACGTCACATCCCAATTCCTCTCTTTTCTTTGCCCCAGACGAAGTCCTATCTCCTTGAGAAGCACGGCTTGGTACTGCAAGACGAAGCAGTCAGAAAAATCTTTAATAAAAGTGATGGTCTACCTCTCTATCTTCGTTATGTAACTATCTGGCTTTCTGCGCATAACGGAGATGTCGAGAGTCTTGATCATATGCCAGAAGCTGTAAATGGCGACATACGAGATTATTACGAACGGTTATGGGCGAATCTTGAGCGCGATGGGATGGCTCTCGCTCGATATCTTTCCGGTGTGCTGGCTGTTCTGCGCTTTCCAGTCGGCGAGGCGGAATTATTTGAGTTCCAAGACGAAGTTCGTTTGTTGGATCTTCCGGCTACGATGAAAGCCGTTTCCCACCTTCTGCGCCATCAGGCGGGACAGGTTTCCATTTTTCACGACAGTTTTCGTGTTTTTGTCCTTGCAAAAATCGACGCGGTAACCCGTCGCCGCATAACTCGAACTATCTCAGAGAAATTGAAAACCGAGCGAGGCAGTGCGCGTTGGTTTGGGTTTGCTTTCAGTTATGCACTTGATGCTGGCGATGAACAATACGTTCTGTCTGAGGTTAATCGCCAGTTCGTTGACTTTGCGCTTCAACATTGCAGACCTGCTGATGATATTTTTTCAGCTATTGACACTGCCGTAAAGGCGGCAGTCCGCCAGAAGGCTCTAATTGAACTGTCTAGGTTGGGTTCTTTGCACTATCGGACGCATGAACGGCTCGAACATCAATTTGACCATAGTATGCTGGCAAAAGTCCTGCTCAAACTTGGTCGTGTGGAAGATGTTCTAGGCTATTGTTGTCACTGGCATGAAAGACATTGGCTGGTGGATACAGATGTAGCCATGCAAGTTATGGTTTGGTGTGCGGCAACAAGCCGACTTGAACTCGGGGAAAAGTTATTTGACATATTCTGTGAAACCCATGCACATCATGAATGGGAGCAGCGTTCTGATTTTGTAAAACTTGCTCGTGTAGTGGCCATTTATTCAAAGAGACCTCACAAATTCCTGCAGTGGATATCAGGATTGAAGTTCACTCCTGATCTTATTGAGAGGAAAGATTATTTTGCCCCTGGATATGCACCGCATCTCGCTGCATTTCTTGAATCATATTTTCTTTACCGGCCAAACAGCGATTGGCCGCGCCTTAAGAAGATAAGTCGGATCTTTCCCAATCACCTTGTCAGGCATTATATCCTGCGTTTGGTCGCACGCCATTGTTCCCAAGAAATTCTTCGGACAGAGCTTGAAGAATATCTTACAAATACTCCGGTCGGTGAAAATCTTGAGATTGCAGGTTACGCTGTAATGGCAGGTTTGCCCGGCGAACAAGTCCGGAAATTGGCAGGACCAGTGAAGTTACCCCCAAATAAGATAATCGGTGATACTCGCCGTGAATCCCAAGAAGCTGACGTAGATGCGTTTTGGTGGTCCGCGTTAGTGCTTGGCTATGAGGATGACCAAAAGACTATCAACCAAGTAAAACATCACATTGGCAATGATGGGACAATGTGGTCTGGATTTCTCAGCTTTATGCTACAAGCTGGGCTTTGTCTTGGCCGAGTAGCAGCAGGGAAACCTGATGACCTTTACATAAGAGCTGTTTCGGCACTAGACGAGCTCGCTTTGGCTGGTACAGAAGATCAGCCCCAAGAAATGGACACCTTGAGGGCTTGCAGACCGATGTTGCCAGAGTTGCTCTCTCGCCTTACGGGTTGTATCGCTGTCGTAAGCCCGCGTGATCTTGAAGATTGGTTCGATAAGCTTCTGAGGTTACGTCAGAGCGAAATATGGACGTCCCATTGGGGTATTGGCGAATCTTACGTCGACTACTCGTTTGAGCTAGCAATTTGGGAGAGGCTGACTGATATTCCCGGTGCAAGTGTGAAGCTCCTTCCCATTCTTCGCGATTGCGCATCTACCTATACCGATACAAGATCTCTTAAAGCCGGCTCCAGATCAGATCACTTCCTGTGGCTGTCATACATTGCCGCAAAATCCGGGTGGAGAGCAGATGCAGAAAAATGGCGTGAGAAAGCAATCGCATGCTCCCTCACATATGGATATCGTAAGGACGCTACTCTCGATTGCCTGATAGATGTACTTGATCTTCTCAATGAATTTGAACCTGCCCTGACGCTTCCCCGCGCTGCCGCCATTCTTGAAATGGTGAAGTGGATGAACGCTGCAACTGACGGTAGAGGAACGAAGCACTTCGAGCAATCCGCATTCAATGTAGTCTTGAAAAGAAGCCGTGAAGCGGCGTTCAGCCTTATTCGATATTTCAGAGAGCATGCTGGTCGTTGGAAGATGCTCGATTGCCTGGAAAAATTCATCCTTAGTGTTGAAACGGGTGATCCTGAGCTGCTATGGGTTCTCAAGGATGTTTTTTCACCCCATTTTGTTGAACGTGGTCGCCATCCGAAGCAACTTGAGCGCGCTGCTCGCCACCTTAAGGATTTAGGAGCACGCTTAGAGCCTGAACAATCTGAGATATGGCGTGTGCGTTTCGAGGCGTTCATTCGCACGCATATCGATCCAGGCTGGTGGCCGGATGACATATGGGCAGTTGTTCAGAAAGATGAAAAAAGGGCCGCATACCACGCTCGTGAACCATATGGTGATGACTCTGCAATACCAAAAGAACTAATTTTAAATGGCCAGCCGATTCAGAAAGAAGAGCTCGAGCAGAAGCTGTCGAGGTCGGTTGAGTCATATTGCCGTACAATGGAGCTACTGCGAGCTGAAAATGGGCATTTCTATGAACCTAAGCTTGTAAATTCTGCTTTTGAGTATCATGCATCGCGATCAAGTTCAATCTCTGAAGCACATCGTCTAAGGACAATCGCAGAAGCGGATGATTCCGTGAAATCTGAAGCCCTTCTCATTCTCGCACATCGCCTATTCGATTATGGAGAATACGATTCAGGCTATGAAACTTTACTTCTCGCTTATCAACGAGATACGAAGTATTACCCGGGTGAAGAAGATGCTGCTCCGATTCTAAAAGAACTGTGCGACCGCGATCAAGGAAGAATAGCAGATTTCATAGTACAACGATGCGATGAACATTTAATGAAAAGTTATGGTGGATTTGATATACCGCGGTTTATCGCTCGTTATTTCTCTGCTTGCGGTGATGTGGCATCACTTCGGAAAGTTTTCGAGGATTACCTGCGGCATTGCCAAGAATTATTTGAGCACTTGCCTCAACAGGAATTGTACGGATGGCTCCGCGATTATGTTGAAGGGAAAACGATCGAAGATGAGGAAATTGTAAATTTCCTCATTGATTTGCTTGGTGAGCCTGAGATCGACCAAGCAAAGCGTCTTCTTCGTGTGCTTACGGCACTTTCAAAGTCGCTGCCCGAAATTGTTTGCCGAATCTGCTGCCACCGGCTTAAAGATGCTGAACCACTTTTGCGAGAGCGTCTTGAAATACTGCTAGATGCCGTTTCTTGCTTGGCCCCCGACGTTATCGCGCCGCATTTGGGGTTGCTTGTCCCATTACTTCAGAAGCCGAATTTTCGATTCCGGATGACGATTATCGACGTCGTTAAACGGGTTTCGAAATCACTATCGCTGCCAGAATCGGTAGTTGAGGCTGTCAACGAAGCTGAACGCACTTACTCTCCGTTGATCAAATATCCCTATCGTCGTTTTCTTCTAACTCCACCGTCATCTGGTTTTATTGCATTCCTTAAGAGAGGGGCGCTGTTTAGCCTGCTAAAGGAGATTCAAGGTGTTAGCGACCTTCTGCAGGTGAAATTGAATATAGTGATTGCATACATTGAGCAAGGTCTTATGAAACAAGGTTGGAAACTTGCTGATGAACAAGATCGACTTAAAGATGAATGGGAAGGAAAGGCACATGGTGGTCATGTGATTTGGTTCATTCCATCTTTTCATACACTGGTTTCTGAACTTCTCCAGAGCTTCATCCATGAGGCTTTAGAAAATGGAAGCTACGGAAATGATGTACTAAATGCCATATTTAACGTTGTGAGAAGTGGCGACCCATCCTTTGTTGCAGAGTTGTCACGACAAAAGCCTTTAAATATCCAAGCCTTGAATGTGAAAAATTCATCAGAGTGGATAAAGGAAATTGAACGGCAATCGCCGAAGCAGGTTGATGTTTTACCTCCAGATGAATGGACGACTGTTTATGAGGAAAGATTTTTGACACAGACAAGCGATTCGAGTTCTAAGCTCTGTTCCGAATTAAAGGTCCGCACCCTCCTTGTCTCGCCTGAATATAGCTCTGATGAAGATTTATGGCCTGATCCCTCAGATTGGTCTGATGTTATTCCTTGTGTACATCCGGAAGAAAGGCTTACGATCGATGCTGCTGCTAATATTATTTCGAAAGGAGCAATTTTTGTAGAATCAGATCAGAATTATCCAATGTATCCATTTGTAGCTCTCCATGTGAATAACCAGGGTTTTGTGGGTTATAGACACATGCCATATATTCATCCGATGTGGGTCGGTAGATACAGCCTTGAAGTCGAGGGGTGTCAAATTAAACACGATGAACAAATTATTGCTTATTTTGAGGAATGGCAGGAGGGCTATGAAGATGAAGCGTACAGCCGCGACCTTCTATCTGCCGGCATCCGTTTAATCGTAAAAACGGACTGGATACGTAGGATGCTCAAAGCCGCTAGTTATTCAATGGCGATGTGGACTTCAGAAAAGCGTATGAAAAGAGATGCTTGGACAAGAAAGGCTCCTTCAGAGATTTCGGAGCATGAACGGTATTCAGTTTATATTCCCTATGGGCCAGCTAAATAA
- a CDS encoding nucleotidyltransferase family protein: protein MDRLIEEHREEIKHLAALRGASRVRVFGSRARGEARPDSDVDILVDLEKGRSALALGGLLMDLQDLLGKRVDVLTPAALHPKIRENILKQAVDL, encoded by the coding sequence ATGGACAGGCTCATCGAAGAACATCGTGAAGAAATCAAGCACCTTGCCGCCCTGCGAGGCGCCAGTCGGGTTCGGGTTTTCGGTTCCAGGGCGCGCGGAGAGGCCCGTCCGGACAGTGATGTGGATATCCTGGTGGACCTGGAGAAAGGGCGCTCCGCCCTGGCACTGGGGGGGCTGCTGATGGACCTGCAGGATCTTCTGGGCAAGAGGGTCGATGTGTTGACACCGGCGGCCCTGCACCCGAAAATCCGGGAAAACATTCTCAAGCAGGCTGTTGACCTGTGA
- a CDS encoding DUF86 domain-containing protein: protein MLECIGRIERYVDDDRGRFMQSEIVQDAVVRNLQTLAESSQRLSDVAKRSQPGIDWRAIAGFRNVLVHDYLGLDLDTIWLVIEQDLPQLKNGLEAMIEGE, encoded by the coding sequence ATGCTCGAATGTATCGGCCGCATAGAACGATACGTCGACGATGATCGCGGCCGGTTCATGCAGTCTGAGATCGTTCAGGATGCCGTCGTGCGAAACCTGCAGACGTTGGCCGAGTCTAGCCAGCGCTTGTCCGATGTCGCAAAACGATCCCAGCCCGGAATCGACTGGCGCGCCATCGCCGGCTTTCGCAACGTCCTCGTGCATGACTACCTGGGCCTTGACCTCGACACGATCTGGCTGGTGATCGAACAGGACCTCCCGCAGCTCAAAAATGGTCTCGAAGCGATGATAGAAGGGGAATAG